A genomic stretch from Hemicordylus capensis ecotype Gifberg chromosome 5, rHemCap1.1.pri, whole genome shotgun sequence includes:
- the LRRTM1 gene encoding leucine-rich repeat transmembrane neuronal protein 1, which yields MDFLLIGVCVNWLLRKPPGLILCTLGIFFKMLPAVNSGCPQLCRCEGRLLYCESLNLTEMPHNLSGVMGLSLRYNSLSELHDGQFTGLMQLTWLYLDHNHICSVEGNAFQKLRRVKELTLSSNKITQLPNTTFRPMPNLRSVDLSYNNLQGLEPDLFHGLRKLTTLHMRSNAIKFVPVRIFQDCRSLKFLDIGYNQLKSLARNSFAGLFKLTELHLEHNDLVKVNLAHFPRLISLHSLCLRRNKVTIVVNSLDWIWKLEKLDLSGNEIEYMEPHVFESVPHLQSLQLDSNRLTYIHPRILNSWKSLTSISLSANVWDCGRNICALASWLSNFEGRYDSNLLCATPEYAQGEDVLDAVYAFHLCEDATDPTTDINLLLAVANHSDQASSYNPATLNYDMQDTEGDRTTNANMVTMPNENTENAVQIHKVVTGTMALIFSFLIVVLVLYVSWKCFPASLRQLRQCFVTQRRKQKQKQTMHQMAAMSAQEYYVDYKPNHIEGALVIINEYGSCTCHQQPARECEV from the coding sequence ATGGATTTCCTTCTTATTGGTGTCTGTGTAAACTGGCTGTTGAGGAAGCCCCCAGGGTTGATCTTGTGCACACTGGGTATCTTTTTCAAAATGCTTCCAGCCGTGAATAGTGGGTGTCCGCAGCTCTGTCGGTGTGAGGGCAGGCTTTTGTACTGCGAGTCGCTGAATCTCACAGAGATGCCGCACAACCTGTCGGGCGTGATGGGCTTGTCGTTGCGGTACAACAGCCTTTCGGAGCTGCATGATGGACAGTTCACAGGGTTAATGCAACTCACGTGGCTCTATCTGGATCACAATCACATTTGCTCAGTGGAGGGAAATGCTTTCCAAAAGCTGCGGAGAGTTAAAGAACTCACCCTGAGTTCCAACAAAATAACCCAACTGCCCAACACCACCTTCCGGCCCATGCCAAACTTGCGCAGTGTGGATTTATCCTACAACAATCTGCAGGGTTTGGAGCCGGACCTGTTCCATGGGTTGCGGAAGCTGACAACTCTGCACATGCGATCCAACGCCATCAAGTTTGTGCCCGTCCGCATTTTCCAGGACTGCCGCAGCCTGAAGTTTCTCGACATAGGATACAATCAGTTGAAAAGCCTGGCTCGAAACTCTTTTGCGGGCTTGTTCAAACTCACCGAGCTGCACCTCGAGCACAATGACTTGGTCAAAGTCAACTTGGCCCATTTCCCGAGGCTCATCTCTTTACACTCCCTCTGCCTACGGAGGAATAAGGTCACCATTGTGGTGAATTCCTTGGACTGGATATGGAAATTGGAAAAACTGGATCTCTCAGGCAATGAGATTGAATACATGGAACCTCATGTTTTTGAAAGTGTACCTCACCTCCAGTCCCTTCAGCTGGATTCCAACCGGCTCACCTACATTCACCCGAGAATCCTCAACTCCTGGAAGTCCCTCACTAGCATCAGCCTTTCGGCAAACGTCTGGGATTGTGGCCGTAACATTTGTGCCTTGGCCTCCTGGCTGAGCAACTTTGAGGGCCGCTATGACAGCAACCTGCTCTGTGCCACCCCTGAATATGCACAGGGTGAGGATGTCTTGGATGCAGTCTATGCTTTTCACTTGTGTGAAGACGCAACAGACCCCACGACTGACATTAACCTGCTGTTGGCTGTGGCAAACCACAGTGACCAAGCCTCCAGCTACAACCCTGCTACTCTAAACTACGACATGCAGGACACCGAAGGGGATAGAACAACCAATGCCAACATGGTGACTATGCCCAACGAGAACACCGAGAATGCTGTTCAGATCCACAAGGTGGTAACAGGGACCATGGccctcatcttctctttcctcatTGTGGTTTTGGTGTTGTACGTTTCCTGGAAGTGTTTCCCTGCCAGCCTTCGGCAACTGAGACAGTGTTTTGTGACACAGCGTAGaaagcagaaacagaaacagaccaTGCATCAAATGGCTGCTATGTCAGCCCAGGAGTATTATGTTGATTACAAACCCAACCACATTGAAGGAGCTCTGGTGATCATTAACGAGTATGGATCCTGTACTTGCCACCAGCAGCCAGCAAGGGAATGTGAGGTGTGA